One window of Microcoleus vaginatus PCC 9802 genomic DNA carries:
- a CDS encoding non-ribosomal peptide synthetase, with translation MSYLKLSAKKRALLEVMLREKGVESSSDRRIPRRKEGDSIPLSFAQQRLWFFDQFEAGKSFYNLPGAIRLKGKLNVAVLEQTFNEIVNRHEALRSTFTEVQGQPIQVIAPPGTRLPLPVIDLRELPQSDREAAVKQLSAKEAQQPFDLERGPLLRTSLLQLSEEEYVLLLTMHHIVSDGWSIGVLARELAAIYEALSAGNQPQLPELPVQYADFAIWQRHWLCGEVLQTQLAYWKQQLEGAPPLLELPADRPRPPIQTSEGATQSLLLSFELTAALKNLSQREDVTLFMTLLAAFKALLYRYTGRTDLLVGSPIANRNRAEIEGLIGVFVNTLVLRTDVSGDPTFRELLQRLREVTLGAYAHQDLPFEKLVEELQPERSLSYNPVFQVMFQLRNNPMPPLELPGLTLSLLEVETNTTQCDLSLDLEEVGERLQASVEYSTDLFDRATITRMLGHLQTLLEGIAAKPEQHLSSLPLLTAAEKQQLLEWNNTNTGYFPNQCLPDLFEKQVEQTPDAPAAVFDNQQLTYRQLNAKANQIAHYLQKLGASPDVLVGVCADRSEEAIAAFLGVLKAGAAYLPLDPAYPPKRLAYMLEDAGAPLLLTQQHLLNKLPPHSCKVVCLDADWEQVALESEENPSNTATPENLAYVTYTSGSTGRSKGVAVNRSSLVNAYLGWETAYELRSGVTSHLQMASFSFDVFSGDLMRALCSGGKLVLCDRDLLLAPQELYELMRQQKIDFAEFVPAVLRNLIQYLEESGQRLDFMKIVVCGSDSWYASEYEKFRQFCGPETRLINSFGITEATIDSCYFESATGNLAGEQLVPIGRPFPNTQLYILDAALGPVPIGVPGELHVGGAGLARGYLNRPELTAQKFIAHPFCEEISAFGPSNRLYKTGDLARYLPDGNIELIGRIDNQVKIRGFRIELAEIEAALSQHPAVRESAVLVWSETNARKRLVAYVVPDAREQNSSLSSSELRQFLQERLPEYMVPSAFVLLEKLPLTPNGKLDRAALPAPDLTRSELEETFAAPCSSIEQQLASIWMEVLGIERVGIHDNFFELGGDSILSIQIVAKANRAGIQLTPKLLFQHQTIAFLAAAAGTVEAVRAEQKPVTGAVPLTPVQQWFFEENFACGHHWNQAVMLEVRQPLEAVLLERAFAQLLTHHDALRLRFAPGESGWQQFNAEPGGAVPFEKLDLSNLLTNEQSCAIESKADAVQASLNLSEGPLARAVLFDLGAQQPSRLLIVIHHLAVDGVSWRILLEDLQNACEQLSRGLAISLPPKTTSFKQWAQRLVEYAQSEALHEEFDYWLAHLQKPISPLPVDFAGGSNAVAQSRIVSVAIAAEDTNVLLHEVPKVYRTQINDVLLAALAWAFAQWTREPSLLVDLDGHGREDIFPDADVSRTVGWFTSVFPVLLSIGEASTPADGLKAVKEQLRAIPNRGIGYGLLRYLAGGEISQKLRSLPDAEVSFNYFGQFDQVLPESSLFALSGESVGQPFSPEGNRSYLIEINGFVAGGQLRMDWTYSEEIHRRSTVENLAQKFAEALRAIALASQEPEAVGCTPSDFAEFKWSQWTQNDLEDILSAIGKV, from the coding sequence ATGAGCTATTTGAAACTATCTGCAAAAAAACGCGCATTGCTGGAAGTGATGCTACGAGAAAAGGGGGTAGAATCCTCAAGCGATCGCAGAATTCCTAGAAGGAAAGAAGGCGACTCGATCCCCTTGTCTTTCGCCCAGCAACGGCTGTGGTTTTTCGACCAGTTCGAGGCGGGAAAATCTTTCTACAATCTCCCAGGCGCTATCCGGCTCAAAGGCAAATTAAATGTCGCCGTGTTGGAGCAAACTTTCAACGAAATCGTCAACCGGCACGAAGCTTTGCGATCGACTTTTACTGAGGTTCAGGGACAGCCAATTCAAGTCATTGCTCCCCCTGGAACTCGCCTGCCGCTGCCAGTAATAGACCTGCGAGAACTGCCCCAGAGCGATCGAGAGGCAGCCGTAAAGCAGCTATCTGCAAAGGAAGCGCAACAGCCCTTTGACTTAGAACGAGGCCCCTTGCTGCGAACATCTTTGCTACAGCTTAGCGAAGAAGAATACGTCCTGCTGCTGACGATGCACCACATCGTTTCAGATGGCTGGTCGATAGGAGTGCTGGCGCGGGAACTGGCGGCAATTTACGAAGCCTTATCCGCCGGAAACCAACCGCAGCTTCCAGAGCTTCCCGTGCAGTATGCCGACTTTGCGATCTGGCAGCGCCACTGGCTCTGCGGCGAAGTGCTGCAAACTCAGCTTGCGTACTGGAAGCAACAGTTGGAGGGAGCGCCTCCCTTGCTGGAACTGCCAGCCGATCGACCCCGACCTCCAATTCAGACCTCCGAAGGCGCAACCCAGTCGCTATTGCTGTCTTTCGAGCTGACAGCCGCCCTCAAAAACCTCAGCCAGCGGGAGGACGTTACCCTGTTTATGACGCTGCTGGCGGCATTTAAAGCGCTGCTTTACCGCTATACAGGGCGGACAGACTTGCTAGTCGGCTCGCCGATCGCCAACCGCAACCGCGCGGAAATTGAAGGGCTCATTGGCGTATTCGTCAATACGCTGGTGTTGCGGACTGACGTTTCCGGCGATCCTACTTTTCGAGAATTGCTTCAACGCTTGCGCGAGGTGACTTTGGGAGCCTACGCGCACCAAGACTTGCCATTTGAGAAACTGGTTGAGGAACTGCAACCCGAGCGCAGTCTCAGTTATAACCCGGTATTTCAGGTTATGTTCCAGTTGCGGAATAACCCCATGCCGCCCTTGGAGCTGCCCGGATTGACTTTAAGTCTGCTCGAGGTCGAAACGAATACGACGCAGTGTGATTTGAGCTTGGATTTAGAAGAAGTGGGAGAAAGGCTGCAAGCCTCAGTGGAATACAGCACGGATTTGTTCGATCGCGCCACCATTACCCGGATGCTCGGACACCTGCAAACCTTGTTGGAAGGTATCGCCGCTAAGCCAGAGCAGCACCTCTCCAGCTTGCCCCTGCTGACTGCTGCCGAAAAGCAGCAATTGCTGGAGTGGAATAACACCAATACGGGTTATTTTCCCAACCAGTGCCTGCCGGATCTGTTTGAAAAACAGGTGGAGCAAACCCCCGACGCCCCGGCGGCAGTCTTTGACAACCAGCAGCTAACCTACCGACAGCTCAACGCCAAGGCCAACCAAATCGCGCATTACTTGCAAAAACTGGGGGCAAGTCCAGATGTGCTGGTGGGCGTTTGCGCCGATCGCTCAGAGGAGGCGATCGCGGCTTTTCTGGGCGTCCTCAAAGCAGGTGCAGCCTACCTGCCCCTAGACCCCGCTTACCCGCCGAAGCGCTTGGCTTATATGCTCGAAGACGCCGGGGCACCACTGCTGCTGACGCAACAACACCTGTTAAACAAGCTCCCCCCGCACTCTTGCAAAGTCGTTTGTTTGGACGCAGACTGGGAGCAAGTTGCCCTGGAGAGCGAAGAAAACCCCTCTAACACAGCCACGCCTGAAAACCTCGCTTACGTTACCTACACCTCGGGTTCTACTGGACGCTCTAAAGGGGTGGCAGTCAATCGCAGCAGTCTGGTAAATGCCTATTTAGGCTGGGAAACCGCTTATGAGCTTCGGTCTGGGGTAACATCTCACCTCCAGATGGCCAGCTTCTCATTCGACGTTTTTAGCGGCGACTTGATGCGAGCGCTGTGTTCTGGCGGCAAACTGGTGCTGTGCGATCGCGATTTGCTGCTCGCGCCGCAGGAACTCTACGAACTGATGCGGCAGCAAAAGATCGACTTTGCCGAATTCGTTCCCGCCGTCTTGAGGAACCTGATCCAGTACCTAGAAGAGAGCGGACAGCGGCTCGACTTTATGAAAATCGTCGTCTGCGGCTCAGACAGTTGGTATGCCTCGGAATATGAAAAATTCCGGCAATTTTGCGGCCCTGAAACTCGGTTGATTAACTCTTTTGGCATCACTGAAGCCACCATCGACAGTTGCTATTTTGAAAGCGCGACGGGAAATTTAGCGGGCGAGCAGTTAGTGCCCATCGGACGGCCCTTTCCCAACACCCAGCTTTACATCTTAGACGCTGCCTTGGGGCCCGTGCCGATCGGCGTTCCCGGAGAACTGCACGTCGGCGGTGCAGGCTTGGCGCGAGGCTATCTCAACCGCCCCGAATTAACCGCCCAGAAATTCATTGCCCACCCCTTCTGCGAAGAAATTTCTGCTTTCGGGCCTTCAAATCGCCTTTACAAAACTGGGGATTTAGCTCGCTACTTGCCAGACGGCAATATCGAGCTAATTGGTCGCATTGACAATCAGGTGAAAATTCGCGGCTTCCGCATCGAGCTGGCAGAGATTGAGGCGGCACTCTCCCAGCATCCTGCAGTGCGGGAAAGTGCGGTTTTGGTGTGGTCCGAGACGAACGCTCGCAAGCGTCTCGTTGCTTACGTCGTCCCCGACGCCCGAGAGCAAAATTCTTCACTGTCTTCTAGCGAGCTGCGCCAGTTCCTGCAAGAACGCTTGCCAGAGTACATGGTGCCGTCTGCCTTCGTCCTGCTGGAGAAACTGCCTCTAACGCCTAACGGCAAGCTCGATCGGGCTGCGCTCCCAGCGCCAGACTTGACGCGATCCGAATTGGAAGAGACTTTCGCGGCTCCTTGCAGCAGCATCGAGCAGCAGCTAGCCAGTATTTGGATGGAGGTTCTCGGAATCGAGCGAGTGGGCATACACGACAACTTTTTCGAGTTGGGCGGAGATTCGATTCTCAGCATTCAGATTGTCGCCAAAGCCAATCGAGCGGGGATTCAACTGACTCCCAAACTGCTATTCCAGCACCAGACGATCGCGTTTCTGGCAGCCGCTGCTGGCACTGTCGAGGCTGTGCGAGCCGAGCAAAAACCGGTGACGGGCGCGGTGCCGCTGACTCCCGTGCAGCAGTGGTTCTTTGAAGAAAATTTTGCCTGTGGGCACCACTGGAATCAAGCCGTGATGTTAGAAGTGCGGCAACCCCTCGAAGCAGTGCTGCTGGAGCGAGCGTTCGCGCAACTTCTGACGCACCACGACGCCCTGCGCCTGCGCTTTGCGCCCGGCGAATCTGGCTGGCAGCAGTTCAATGCCGAACCGGGGGGAGCCGTGCCGTTTGAAAAATTAGATTTATCTAATTTGTTGACAAACGAGCAAAGTTGTGCTATTGAGTCTAAGGCCGATGCAGTACAGGCAAGCTTAAACCTGTCAGAAGGGCCGCTAGCGCGCGCTGTTCTGTTCGATCTGGGGGCGCAGCAACCTTCGCGCCTGCTAATAGTTATCCACCACTTAGCTGTCGATGGCGTATCGTGGCGAATTTTGCTGGAAGACTTGCAGAATGCCTGCGAGCAGTTGAGCAGGGGTCTTGCAATCTCGCTGCCGCCGAAGACGACATCTTTCAAACAGTGGGCACAGCGGCTGGTTGAATACGCTCAGTCAGAAGCGTTGCACGAAGAATTCGATTACTGGCTGGCACACCTGCAAAAGCCGATTTCTCCCCTGCCAGTAGATTTCGCTGGGGGAAGCAATGCGGTAGCCCAGTCGCGCATCGTGTCGGTGGCGATCGCAGCAGAAGACACTAACGTCTTGCTGCACGAAGTTCCCAAAGTCTACCGAACCCAAATTAACGACGTGCTGCTGGCAGCACTGGCGTGGGCGTTTGCCCAGTGGACCCGAGAGCCATCGCTGCTGGTTGATTTAGACGGGCACGGGCGAGAAGATATCTTCCCAGATGCAGACGTTTCGCGGACTGTGGGTTGGTTTACTTCCGTGTTTCCGGTACTGCTGTCGATCGGCGAGGCTTCAACTCCTGCAGATGGCTTAAAGGCTGTCAAAGAACAGTTGCGCGCCATCCCGAATCGCGGTATCGGTTACGGGTTGCTGCGATATCTCGCTGGCGGCGAAATTTCCCAGAAATTGCGCTCGCTCCCGGATGCCGAGGTGAGTTTCAATTACTTCGGACAGTTCGACCAAGTTCTCCCTGAATCATCTTTATTTGCCCTGTCTGGGGAATCCGTCGGGCAGCCTTTTAGCCCCGAAGGAAACCGCAGCTATTTGATAGAAATTAACGGATTTGTTGCGGGCGGGCAGTTGCGAATGGATTGGACTTACAGCGAGGAAATCCACCGCCGTTCTACGGTGGAGAATTTAGCGCAAAAATTTGCCGAAGCCCTGCGAGCGATCGCCCTGGCGTCCCAGGAACCCGAAGCAGTCGGCTGCACTCCCTCTGACTTTGCAGAATTCAAGTGGAGCCAGTGGACGCAAAACGACCTAGAAGACATTCTTTCAGCAATTGGAAAAGTTTGA